One Puntigrus tetrazona isolate hp1 chromosome 25, ASM1883169v1, whole genome shotgun sequence genomic window, AAATGCAAGAAAGaatgtgacattttgaaatctgtggtagaaaaaataattttgaggTAAACtttgatttgcaaaaaaagcTTGTATCTTGTCATTCTGTTTGAGTTAATTTTTGAGCTAGTTTTATAAATTACCTAAACCTTTTGCAGagagctaaaaacaaaaaaaaaagttttaaaatgactgaaatttgTGTAACTCTTCTTTTGTATGTTTTGGATCTAATGTTGTTGATAATGTGGCTTTGTCATGCCTCTTGTTcttgtggcaaaaaaaaactacacaaccCCAAATTTTCTCAGTAGGAAGGCTAATTTACATCATCTGATGTGGACACACCATTGCCATTCAATGCTGCCGTTTCCCACACTTGTTTCCAACGCAAACACACTCCCTTCCCCCCTTCACCTCATGTCTCGTGCCCTGGAGCCCGACCAAATGCAACCTCACATCTGGAGTGCTGGTTTAGTCAGGCCTGTCTGGGGTTAAACATAATCGACCGTAGATGACCCAGTCTGGAGTTACTACTCGGTCGCTGCAGAATCTGCTCAGTCTCTGGCAGGATTACATCTCGAgcatgttttgtaatgtttgtgtGCTATATGTGCTAATCGAGGCTACAATGTGCAAAAAGCCACGTTGCGTATCCTTTATATTGTTTGATATATTGCGGTGTAAGGCTATTTCTGGCTAGTCAAGCATTCTCCTTGTGAATCCCTCATTGTTTGGAGCACTTCACTCTGGATAATGTAACACTTAAATCAAGGAGTTAACGAAATTGCTTTCTTTGGCAACAAAGAGCAAAACCTGAGCCAGAGAAGTGTGCAAGGCCTCATTACCTGCCTGGCTAATGAATCTCCACACAATGCCAGGAGGTAGCTCGTCATGACTTCCTGTGAATCAACATGCCTTTAAGCTAATTGGAGGGTGCGGCTGGAAGTAGGAAAATGAAGAAGTGGGGCAAACGGGTCTTGGTGAGCGATAAGATGTTCATTGGCAAAGCTACTGAGCACTTCAGATGtggggaaatattttaataagctcCTTCAGCAGAGCACAAGCCGTTGGATTGTTTGAACATTGTTATGTATGTTTAGCACTTTATTGGAGTCaaactaccagtcaaaagtttggggtcaagtTGGAGCCAAAAGTCTCAGATATATAGCGAGACACGGGGCCATTTCGCTTCAGGCATAGACCTGTCCCTTccccctgtctctctcttccacttcacttcctgtctagCTACTGTCCAATCAAAATAAAGGCatgaaatggcaaaaataaatattgagagGAAAAGAAATTGGGGGGTAAAGATTCAAAGGGAtgcattaaatagatttaaaaaaaacatatatttttataaataaatgttgtccaAAGAATATAGGAAAAAAGTATCACACTTTCAACAAAAATGTCAAGCAACAGAAAAACAGTTCATTCATGAAACTCTACATGGCTTAGGCTAACAGGTCTTTAACATAACTGTTGATTATTCACAACGTTAAAATAATTACCTCAAGCTGATTCATGTTGCAtatgcagccaatgagcttaCTGCATCAcgtttaaatgtttattgacCATAATgagcaaataagcatattagaatgaattcAGAAAGATCATGGAcaaattacctttttttgtttaaatgttcaaatagaaaacattttaaattgcaatatttttggtcaaattaaTGAAGCCTTTGAGAGCACAACAAACCTAaagtcaaacatttaaaaaaaacaaagcaaaaacatacCGACCCCAAATTCtgaacattttcattgtataaatgattaatttgtcATTGCATATACAGTATCCTAAACAAAGTAtcaattcatttacatttttcttcttgCAGCTGTGTTGTGGTAGAAGAGCACCATGCTGTAGACATTGATGTTTACCACTGTCCCAACTGTGATGTCCACCATGGGCCCTCTCTGAGTATGTATCCACTTTTTGGAATCTATTGATTCACCCTTACTACTACATTTATATGAAGTTCTGAAGATTTTTCTGTTCCCTGTCAGGAATTGTAATTATCAGACTAATTGTCTGATGTAGGCAGGAACTGGTTTAAGAGGTTTCACAGCATGTCTAGTCAGCTGAAGTGTTGTGATCAAGGAGTGGTgcacaaaagatgttttagaCTTGTGGTAGTCTGGTAATGACTGCGGTATTGTTTTGAGGCCAGACGTATTGAGTTCTCTCTGCCTGATTTTACAGTGAAGAAGCGAAGAAACTGGCACAGACATGACTACACGGAGCCAGATGATGGCAGTAAGCCAGTGCAGGCTGGCACTTCTGTGTTTGTGCGGGAGCTACAGGCCAGAACCTTCCCCAGGTAAGTGTGCCAGCTGTGGGAAACCAACACCATCGTGACAAAGCACTCCAGTGCTTGGTGCTGCCTATGATGCCACAAGATACATATGCTTAGGTTCTCTGAAAACCAGTGTTTATTGTGGCATTTTCTAGAAATCTGTTTCGTGCAAAGTCAGGTCTTGACTTAAACAAAATGTTAGCTCTATGAATCTTTACAAAGAATGCAAAAGTGGAGAATAAACTTGCTCTCTAATCTGTAATTCTCTTGTGTTTTAATCTGCAGTGGAGATGAGATCTTGCAGCCAATGCATGGCAGTCAGGTCACCCAGAGATATCTGGAAAGGCATGGCTTCCGCTATCCCATCGCTGTACATAAAATGGAAGGTCTCGGCCTTTGTTTACCTCCGCCAGACTTCTCTGTCAAGGATGTTGAGCGCTATGTCGGTAAGGAGAGAGTGGATCTTCCTTAACACTGTTTCTTTCACCTTCACCTATTGTGCTCTGCATTATAACCATTGAGCAGCAGTGCTTCATgggtttaaatattaattccaTTAAGAGTTGTCTTCATGTAATGGAGTTGTATTACAGTCCAGCCACTGTGGAGATCAGATGCTAATCTTAGGTGAGTCAGATGGGTCTAACCTTTTAGCAAACATTAATCAACTGATAATGAAATAAGAGTGCAGATAAAAGTGGTGTTCCTTACAGCAGCATAGCAGACCTCATTTCATTGAGAGTCTGGCCCTTACAGTGTCCGCTTACACAGCTGCTATATCTTCTCCACTGAGCTTTGTCTGTAAAGTTTAGGTTACAGCTTACTCCTGTCTTCCACATTTGAGTGTATAATGTATTGTCATCATGATACATGCGGTGATCAGCTGCTCCATTTGGGTCCTGAGGGGGAGTCTGCAGCCCACTGGGAATGAAGTGTGATTATATTGCACTTACAGTAAAGCGACAAAAGGTTTGCTACCGCCACACCTTCCGGTGACCGCATGACACTTTTCACGCCACTACTAATGTATTTAGCCATTTAATCTAGCTGcctaaattttttttctaaagttaGCCTTGTTTACTTCATAGAGATAGTTCATACAGATGCAAATAACTGGTAGAAATGTCAACTGCTGGAGGTTTTGGACTGTCATCCTGGACGTGTGCTGAGTGGTCATGACAACGTATAATTTACAAGCATTTCTAAGCATTACGGTTTAAAAACACGTGAATTTCACTATATGCACAGAGACAGTTTCTGACAGTTCTGTCAGAGAGGTGCATGCACGTGAAGACAGTATTGAATGTGTTATTTTGACACTTTTATAAGCCTTGAAATGTTAAATGCACACTTTTGCAAGTATCCATATAAACAGTAGATCTTAACATCTGTGTGGACTGGAAGTTTGTGACTATTTTACTTTCGTATTTGTGACAAATCCTGgagaaaaataatatagaatgAGGAAAATAGTGGGtttggcttttgtttttgtttttcctactGCAAATTaattggatgtagtaaagtaggtgtttcataaatttttttttttttttttttttattcaccacAAAATTAGCAACGTGCAAATTCTTAGAGCAGAACACTACTTACTGTTTGTTTTGCATGCCATGAGCAAAGAATCAATGCACTTTTTACCTTTTGTTTCGATTGCCCGTGTGGATCTCTGATCTCGGATTGATTTTGATACGGTTTTCACGCCATAATTGTCTGTACAGTTTTCTAAACGATTTTTAGCAACCACCATCAATGCAATGTTTCTTTAGCGTTCCAAATTGGTTTCTAAACAGTCTGCTAAGTGACAATGTCATGCCTAAGACACTCTTTTTAGCTTGTGTAGGATAAAGCTTAAACtcagttaaacttaaaaagtgTGCTGCTTATAGTTTATAGTCTGGTGATATGCccaccaaaaaagaaaaaaaaagttacgaaCATAAGTTGAATTGCTTGATGAATGTTAAAGTTAACTGCTGTGACGTTACGTCTGGAGCTCACACTAAAAGCTTTAGCTTTCATCCTTAATGCACTTCTGACTGTAAACTGCAGGCTAGCTGCCCAGCTAATTCAGTTAGTTCAATGGGCAGCTAGCCTGCATGGCTCTCCAGCCAGCGAAATCGAACATTGTGGCTTTTTTCCACATTGCCATTCTCTTATGATAAACCGCACTCTCCACCTGCTTTTGGGAAAGTTGCTTTTGTCCCATTCTGCATTGGAAATGTGCCTTCTGAGCTCTTTTGCTGTCTCCAGGACTactaaaatgtttgttgttgctttataaaatgagtaattaatagcataaatactttaatttatgcatgtataaacacacattacAGTCTTGATGCTTGGATTTTAAATCAAACCCATATTTGTTCTAGCCACCACTGCAGATCTGAATCCATAAAGAATCCAATAGATTTTTATTGCCAGATGTACCTGATCCCAGAACAGCAATAAATGATCTCTTTATGGTCTGCTTTGTGGGATGAGTCTGGTTCTGGCTAGGTACACTAGGGTGCTGTTTGTGTACACAAGCACCAGCTGTCCTGCTTTGTGCAGCTTGATGTTCTTCCTGCCAGTTGTCTCTCACAGTTATAAACATCAGCTAATGTctcgttaaaaaaaatgtttctgaggAGAGAAGAGATGGCCCTGGGAAACTTTTTAGTACCagtctttctttcatttaaaatatgctttatggCTATTTAATGATGTTGATTATTGCAATTTATCCCTGTTTAGTTTGTTTGGGTTATGATATCTGTTTTGTGCCCACACATGCACATGACTCAACCTGCTCCTTTTGCTTACAGGAGGCGACAAAGTGATCGATGTCATCGATGTGGCCAGGCAAGCAGACAGCAAGATGAAACTGAGTGCGTTTGTGAAGTATTACTACAGCCCTCAGCGGCCCAAAGTCCTGAATGTCATCAGTCTGGAGTTTTCAGACACCAAGTTAGTATTGtttgaatgtaatgtaaaggtgttttttgtttgcagatCGCAGATGATAAATTAAATGTCTTGTGTTCAGGATGTCAGAGCTGGTGGTGGTTCCTGATATTGCTCAGAAGATGTCTTGGGTGGAGAACTACTGGCCTGATGACTCTTACTTTCCCAAGCCCTTTGTACAGAAGTACTGCTTAATGGGCGTGAAGGACAGTTATACAGACTTCCATATTGATTTTGGAGGCACATCTGTGTGGTATCATGTCCTGTGGGTAagttcacataaaaaatgttggaaccttctattcattaaagaatcctgacaaaaaaaaaagtagcatggttttcacaaaattaaGCCATACAGCAGGAGTGACAGCTGACAATTCAGCATTGCTTTCACAATAAAACCACTTaatgtttttcacaatattcaagtttttacagtatttctgaTAATCTaaatgaccccaaacttttgaaccaatcttattgtttgtttaaaaaaaaaactaattgctgaattattttaataccaACTAAAATATAGGGATAATAAAGTACTTCTTGACTCCTATTATCTCTAGGGTGAGAagattttttacttaataaagccAACCCCAGTCAACCTTGCACTATATGAGGAGTGGAGCTCCTCTCCAAACCAGAGTGAAGTGTTCTTCGGGGAGAAAGTGGACAAGTGTTACAAGTGTGTTGTGCGGCAGGGAACAACTCTTCTGATCCCGACAggtgagttttattttatttttagtagtaaaaaattatatatttattatattaagtgaGAAAATTGCACttctaaagtgttttaaatgcgttatattcatattatgtaGCATGATGACATCGTAAAAGCAAATGACGGTGATccattctattctgttctattctatatACAACTTGAGTCTTTGTCAACTTGGCATAGCATCAGGCTTAACCAATGGTGTGAGNNNNNNNNNNNNNNNNNNNNNNNNNNNNNNNNNNNNNNNNNNNNNNNNNNNNNNNNNNNNNNNNNNNNNNNNNNNNNNNNNNNNNNNNNNNNNNNNNNNNatttattaaatagtttttacttcctcaaattacttttatttttttattttttttactaaaatgtgtttttaatgtggaGTAAGTctcactcaaaataaaaattttaaaaagatactTGACTGCTTTTGATCAAGCCAGTGAAAATGAGCTAGGTGTGCGTAACGGCGGCCTGAATGTTGATCTCTGTTGCCCTCTACAGGTTGGATCCACGCAGTGCTCACTTCTCAGGACTCCATGGCCTTTGGTGGGAACTTCTTGCATAACTTAAACATAGGCATGCAGCTCAGGTAAAAGCCCGAATTAATTCCTCAATATATTAACCTTGTCTAGACCGTTTCTGCCACTTCTGCTATAACTCGGCTACCTCTCCGTTCACACTGTAGGTGTTATGAGATGGAACGCAGACTGAAGACTCCAGATCTCTTTAAGTTCCCATACTTTGAGGCCATCTGCTGGTATGTGGCCAAAAACCATCTGGAGACCCTTAAGGGTGAGTGGTCAGTTATTCAGCGGTCCGGTGTCAGTCGTTCCttacataaatgaatgaagATTCGGAGTGAAACGTGTTCGTGTTTCAGAGCTGCGGGAGGATAGATGTCAACCTCAGGGTTATCTGGTGGACGGCGTGAAAGCTTTAATCTCATCTCTGAAGACATGGCTGAGGAGGGAGGTGAGAGAACCTCAGTATTTTAATGGCGACGCTCCTGCGGCTGTTACACGTGGTcattttgtctgtgtgtttcctCTGCAGGTGACTCAGCCCAACAGTGAGGTTCCAGACAATATCAGGCCAAGCCGTCTCATTAAAGCTCTGACCAAGGAGATCCGCTACCTGGAGGTAAGACGAGCCTGAAGCAGTGGAGTCACCAGACAGTTGTGccgttttatttcagtgttaacAATAATTNttattattattattattattagaattacattacatttatatatgttagatattaaatgtgttattcttaaagggatagttcacccaaaaagtgaaaagtgtCTAATTACTCCAGACctgtgttcatctttggaacacaaattaagatatttttgatcaaatgtgagAGTGCGTCAAAGATCAAAGTGTTCAATAAAGTTCtgtttgattgttttctttgcgcacaaaaagtATTAGTCTTATGGAGTATTTTAACGATGTCTTAAGACCTTTATGGGCCTTGAAGCTGTTAGTTGCCTTGTTGTCTCTGGAGCGTCAGAAAGCTCTTGTTCCAAAAATGAACGAAGGTCTTGCggcatgagggcgagtaattaaactatccctttaatattttataaaaatgcacgcaaagtacattttattacacaggaaatgtatattaaagttattaaatatataacattttaatatgattttctttctttattccaGTTATGTtagaatattaaattatattaaatgaaatgtcagaTGTATTTGCTCTTAATTCTTAAAATGTTTCCTTACCATTAAATATTTGACAGTTAATGTAAAGGCTGATTATACGTGGCTGTTAAAGCAACCCGTGGAAGTAAATTGATTTGATGTGTTTTCCTGAACAGGATGAATCGAATAAAGCTGGAAAATCTCAGGGAAGTGACGAGTGCCCTTTAACGCGCTCGTCACTGGAGAAGGGATATCAGGCGCAGCGGGCCGCCCGGCGGCTACGAGACCATCGCCATCgacaccaccatcatcatcatcacagccACAAACTGCCCTCTAACCTGGACGTCCTGGAGCTTCACACCCTGGAGGTATTAAAGAGACTGGAGGTCGGCCCTCTCGAGGTGgtgagtgcattttttttcccaccgtAATGCACTGTAGCATTAAGCTCGGATTTCTTGTTCGTTCTCCATAGCATCGTTAGCCTTTCGTCGTTCCTTATCATGTAACTGTAATGCAATGCTATCAAATGATAAGGACATTTTCACCTTGATATTGGATATGTTCACTGCTTTAGCAGCATGCGATTATTATTACTCATtcccagaaaaagaaaaaactctCTTCTCTTGTAACAGGACCCAGCCTTCAGCTCTAAAGTGAATGGCAAGTTCAAGAAAGTGTCTTCAGTGTCAGCGGTAGCTGTGGAGGCTAGTAATGACAATGCCCTGCGCCTGGTGCTATGTAACGGCAAAATTATGCGGTGAGGgtccttaatttttttttttttttttacatattgacGTCTGTTATAGAACTTTTAGCGTTGAATTCATTAGCAATAATGGTATAATGTCACTGGTGTTGGTATTAACTACTAAAATGTTGGTATTTTACCTCTTAATTCTGGACGTGAAATAGTTTGATTAATGCTAGTTTCTTATACTAGCtatatcttatttattattatcatcatctttTGCATTGttacaaaacatgcatttacagtCATCGAAGCGTAGCatgttttacataatattaaacGGCACAACTTTCTTAAGATgttaatcagcatattagaataatttctgaaggatgatgtgacattgaagactggagtaatcatcacatgaataaaaataactctttaaatatatataaaaggataataatataataatatctattATTAATANNNNNNNNNNNNNNNNNNNNNNNNNNNNNNNNNNNNNNNNNNNNNNNNNNNNNNNNNNNNNNNNNNNNNNNNNNNNNNNNNNNNNNNNNNNNNNNNNNNNtttaacttttttttccccattagaaaacttttaatattacaattgcATGCTATTTtgtcttaataaaaaataaatacagaactaaattaattttaaacactaCAAGtgaatatagacatgtaaaatgtatatgatttattgaatttttatttttaaatgcctttcTGTAGAAACAAGTAACCAAACAACAgcataaaaactgtaaatatattcttttagACGTTACCGTCTAAATAAGTATGGTTTCATATGTTTCTAGCAACCTAGCTTACCTCAAGGTACTGGATTTCCTTGGTGAGCATTTTAATGAGATGGTTGGGTCTGATATGGTCAGGGACCTCGCTGGCTGGCTCTGTGACCTGGGGAAGATGAGCACACAATAAGGGGCTTGTGCCACAGAGCAAACCTCAGGTTCCCACCCAAAACCACTGACACCAGACACCGGTCCCTGTGGGACACCCCTCGCCCTCATTATTCCAACAGGGTTTATAATGTACAATGGCAGGTGGTTTTAGTGTAAATTTTTTACGTTTGCATTTTATATGATGCAGTTTCTGGTGTGGTAAGCCAACTATTTCCTTCACCTCTCTCTTTAGCCAGTTCCTCAGTGCAGTAATCAAAGCTTTCACTCCCTTGATCAGGTATTCTGGAGGCAGGCAGTTATCTTCCCGGGATTCTGACGACAGACAATAAACAGTCGATTAGGAGGGACACCCAGTAACGGAGTGGCAGCATGCCAGTGATTTAAAGTGCTCTGTATCGACATGCTGAGTGATTTAAGATGACGTACCTTTGAGAGTTTCCAGCAGATTCTTCGCTACATACCAACAAATGGCTTCAAAATAAGGAAACTTAAAGAGGTCTGGAGTCTTTAGTCGCCGCTCCATCTCATAGCACCTAACACAAGGACAGAATTAGTTACACTTGAGCCACAAGTTTCTGAGATTGGctatattattactactatcTTTTGGTTTAAATAAGTATGAGAAATGAAAACAGGATTGCTAAAATGTAATTGGTTAATCTCCATCAAAGCCATATTAAAAGCCACAGCACTTAATTTCTTAACTGAATGAGATATTGACAAAATGAAATTGTTCACTCACCTGAGCTGCATGCCTATGTTGAGGTTGTGGAGGAAGTTTCCTCCAAAAGCCATGCAATCCTGAGAGGTGAGAACcgcatggatccatcctgcaAGAGAGGTCAAGAGTGTGTCAACAGCTGACCGACAGATGCAGACATCTGGTCTGAACCGCAGCTGTCCCTTAGCACACAGTGAGCCATTCATATCCGCTGTACAGAAAACCCGGACCCAGACAGATTTCACAAAATCCGCCAAAGGTTTCGAGCAATTCAGATTTTGAGTTCATAGAAATGTGACCTCCAAACATGCTTGTTCAACGAACTCCATGCACAAACGCACATGACTTCAGACATAATGGCAGGCAAAAGATGACATGCATTTGCTGGGTGGGCGATTCTACGGCTAACTGAGATCTGCTGAGCTGAAACAAACCCCCAGTGTGTTTCAAAACCACTGCAGAGCCACCAAACAACCAGCCTGTCAACTACATCCACGACTTCCTGTCTGTGCTCAAACATATAGGCCACACGTGAGCGGTggaatgcataaatacatgttaGATTCAGAGCAACTTTCATACCGTAGGTTTTGAAGGACTTTTGAAGTCTGTCTCACAGCAGGGAACGTGTAGGGTCCCACGGTCTTAAACCGGTCTGCTAGTGCCATCAACACAGCTGGGAACCAGATTCATTTAAGACCACGCATCCTGACCTGCTCGTTTTAAGTGTGGTGGTTCATAAAACATTCAGATTTATGATACCACCCATAAATATCCTACCATATGACCTCATATATGATATGAAGTCATGATGACGATATACTCTTGGATGAGTATTGTAATTCGAAAAAGGCTTTTGAGCTTCCATAATGAACCATTGGCACTAGACTGGATAACACATTGTTAAGAATTATGCGGCTTTCTGGGTGGTAAATGTTTCTGCTCATTCTTGCAACGTCTGAACCAGAAACGAAGAGCACAAATCAGCCCTGGTCTTCCTGTGGAACTTCCATTAAAGACAGCTGCTCCACAATAAGTGGAATACCAGTTCCTCTACGGTTCCTCCTGTGCCAACATCCGAGTCCTGAGATAAACATAATAAttccttttcttctcttctcttaaaataaagaaatggtacaggaatagttcacacaaaaacgaacaaaaatttattcaccctcgagtagttccaaacctgtacgagtTTGTTTTGCTGTACAAACTGTTTGGGGTAACTTCTGTGTGACTTTCAGAGTACGAAAAAATTCGATGGAattcaatggtgacccaaaacagcggTTTACAacctttcttcaaaatatctttctttgtgtttttcagaacaaagaaaatcaGGTTTGGAACTTACTtgagaatgagtaaatgatggcagaatttttttttggggtgaactattactttaagcaGGTTTTC contains:
- the LOC122331273 gene encoding lysine-specific demethylase 7B-like gives rise to the protein IYSILNKVSIHLHFSSCSCVVVEEHHAVDIDVYHCPNCDVHHGPSLMKKRRNWHRHDYTEPDDGSKPVQAGTSVFVRELQARTFPSGDEILQPMHGSQVTQRYLERHGFRYPIAVHKMEGLGLCLPPPDFSVKDVERYVGGDKVIDVIDVARQADSKMKLSAFVKYYYSPQRPKVLNVISLEFSDTKMSELVVVPDIAQKMSWVENYWPDDSYFPKPFVQKYCLMGVKDSYTDFHIDFGGTSVWYHVLWGEKIFYLIKPTPVNLALYEEWSSSPNQSEVFFGEKVDKCYKCVVRQGTTLLIPTGWIHAVLTSQDSMAFGGNFLHNLNIGMQLRCYEMERRLKTPDLFKFPYFEAICWYVAKNHLETLKELREDRCQPQGYLVDGVKALISSLKTWLRREVTQPNSEVPDNIRPSRLIKALTKEIRYLEDESNKAGKSQGSDECPLTRSSLEKGYQAQRAARRLRDHRHRHHHHHHHSHKLPSNLDVLELHTLEVLKRLEVGPLEVDPAFSSKVNGKFKKVSSVSAVAVEASNDNALRLVLCNGKIMR